One Misgurnus anguillicaudatus chromosome 20, ASM2758022v2, whole genome shotgun sequence DNA segment encodes these proteins:
- the lsm10 gene encoding U7 snRNA-associated Sm-like protein LSm10 yields MDVTHSLRERTIAENSLVVLLQGLHGQVTTVDLRDESTARGRVINVDAFMNIRLEEVLYKDRRGHVSSMDDLFITGRNVRYVHIPDHMNIIETIQTQLTKIHRVRNFGGGRKEYSKKTK; encoded by the coding sequence ATGGACGTGACTCATTCGCTCCGTGAGCGCACCATCGCTGAAAACAGTCTGGTGGTCCTGCTGCAGGGTCTGCACGGCCAGGTGACCACCGTGGACCTGAGAGACGAGAGCACGGCGAGAGGACGTGTAATTAACGTGGACGCCTTCATGAACATCCGTCTGGAGGAAGTTTTGTACAAAGACAGGCGTGGACATGTGTCCAGCATGGACGATCTCTTTATTACGGGTCGAAACGTGCGTTACGTTCACATCCCAGACCATATGAACATAATAGAGACCATACAGACTCAGCTCACCAAAATACACCGTGTGCGCAACTTCGGTGGTGGAAGGAAAGAATACTCGAAGAAAACAAAATAG
- the eva1bb gene encoding eva-1 homolog Bb — translation MNPVRKDMELLSNSMATYAHVKANMESFALYFMLGVCSGLLLALVLLILGITCRPRSKAKTPDKRHLKESSEEEEDKQEDSEELDDEDLELPTVTVSPAASEQSQLTGTIKSINVFTSAEELERARRLEERERIVREIWRNGQPDILVTGTGTLGRVHY, via the exons ATGAACCCGGTTCGGAAAGACATGGAGCTGCTGAGTAACAGCATGGCCACTTATGCCCATGTCAAAG CCAACATGGAAAGCTTTGCGCTGTACTTCATGCTGGGTGTATGTTCTGGTCTTCTCCTGGCTCTGGTCCTTCTCATATTGGGCATCACCTGCAGGCCACGGTCAAAGGCGAAGACACCCGACAAGAGACACCTTAAAGAGTCCAGTGAGGAAGAGGAGGACAAGCAAGAAGACAGTGAGGAACTGGACGATGAAGATTTAGAGCTCCCCACGGTTACCGTGAGCCCCGCCGCGAGCGAACAGAGTCAGCTGACCGGGACTATTAAAAGCATCAATGTGTTCACTTCTGCAGAGGAGCTGGAGAGAGCCAGGAGACTGGAGGAGAGAGAGCGAATCGTTCGGGAGATCTGGAGAAACGGACAGCCGGATATTCTGGTCACAGGCACGGGCACGCTGGGCCGAGTTCACTATTAG